In Phycisphaerae bacterium, a genomic segment contains:
- a CDS encoding helix-turn-helix transcriptional regulator: protein MKKQILIKFGQKIREERTKQHISQEELADRAGVHRTYIGMIERAEKNITLENIEKIAKALKVSIKELF from the coding sequence ATGAAAAAACAAATTCTAATTAAATTTGGGCAAAAAATCAGAGAAGAGAGAACTAAGCAACATATTTCGCAGGAAGAACTTGCAGATAGAGCGGGTGTTCATCGAACTTATATTGGAATGATCGAGAGGGCCGAAAAAAATATCACTCTGGAGAACATTGAAAAAATCGCAAAGGCATTAAAAGTCAGTATCAAGGAATTATTTTAA